In Fusarium fujikuroi IMI 58289 draft genome, chromosome FFUJ_chr02, the genomic stretch GCAAGGTCTAGTGATTCGCGGGGCGTCTCAGCTGGGAGAGGCGTCCAAGAGGAGGATTTCGTTCCACTTTCAAAACGGTTTCTGGCATATGTACATGTCAAGAACCCAATTCTGGATGTGAAAgattataaaaagaaggtcAGAGAAGCAGCTGAGAATGGCCCAAGGTGGGATGGCGCATCTTGTCTGGTAGTAAGCATTCACTCTATTCGTTTCATTGGATCATACTGATCGTTCCAAGCTGATCTCCTGCGCGATTGCCTGCCTCTCAGTACCCTTTAACACCGAGGCAGATGTTGACGGCTCTCCTGCTTCAACACGCTCATCGACAAATACTGTTTTAGACCCGGACACCGCTGCATCATACTATCTAGCCGCAAGGAAACGGCTTGGACTGCTTCAGCCATCACTTTTATACATACAGTGCCTATTCCTTTGTGGTATCTACGAGATGTACTGCCTTCACCCACTGCAAGCTTGGTTTCACTTCAATCGCGCTTGTGTCGATTTACGAAACATCCTCTGGACTCGCAGTCAGAAGAAGTCGAACCAGGCAACCACGCAGGAAACTCGCCGACTTGAACAAAGACTGTATTGGTCCTGTGTCAAAACGGAATAGTAAGTGAAAAtagcctttcttttttctggATAGCCTGGCTTACGAAGGTTGTCGCAGCGAATTACGGTACGAGATACCGCTACCACCAAGCGGTATCACGCAGTGTGACTATCCAGACATGTTTccgtcaccaccaacagaacTGACCTCTCCATCGGCCTATGATCGGGGTGGCACATTAGAAGACGATGTTGTTCccgaagaggaaaagagttGGTTCTATTATCTGGCCGAGATTTCTTATagaaggatgatgaatcGAGCCATGGCCGTAATGGCCCGGAGCGGAGAGCAAAGTTGGAGTGATAATATCTGTGAAGCTATGGAGCATTGCAAAGAGTTCAACGAGCAGATAGATCTTTGGCAAGTCCTTCATTCAAGCAAAGAAATTCGCTAATATGCGACAGGTATTCGCACATTCCACCTCAAATCGACCCAAAGAATGCAGTACATGCCAACAACGAGCTGGCACAGTTCTTGAAAAATCGTGAACTATCCTGTCGAGAATGGATACACCGCCCCTTTCTCTTCTACGTACTTCACCAATCGCCAGAAGATGAGCACTACGGTCGAGCTATCCCACTGGCGCAAAGGTGTCTCGAGTTATGCGTAGAGCACCTCTTCCGAACCTATGGGCATAACCGGCATCATGGCACGTGGTATATCGCACGTTCCTGTGTGACCAAAGCTTTGATCTTGCTGGCTGCGGCGAAGAGTGGTCGCATAACGCTCCCTCCTGGCTGGAAAGAGGCACTGGAAATTGCACGATGGACAGTAAATCGGTGGTCAAGTGAAGCTCCGGACCTTGAGTGGGCCCAGAGAATATTGGAGACTATTGTAGGAGAGGTTGAAAAGAATGTGTAGAAAGTGTATAAAACACGATGATGAAGCGGGGGCTGCCTGTAGACAGCTGTGTCTCTGATTGGTGGCGTAGCCGCTCATCTCTCAGCCGCAGCTAGGCTTATTTTCTCACTTTCACAGCATTACTTTCTCTCTTGCTCTGCTTGCACAGAGAGGCCTGTATGATAAGTACCGTAACTGGTGAATAGTCATGATTGAACCAGAATCAGAGGCTGATCAAGGCCAGCCTTACAAATACCGGGCACTTGAGTCTCCACTCCATATTAGATTGCTTCATCTACTGCCCGACGAGCCTAATGAGGATATTCGACTACAAATCTCACATGAACTTCTGAGGCAATCGGAGCAACCTAGGTCACTGCGTCTATCCCGAAAGCAACTACAAAGAACGCTCCCTCTAGTATGGGAAGTCGTTGAAACTATCGAAGGCAGATTCATCTTCATGAGCGAGTCTGACGACACATCAAGTGGAGTGGAAGATGAAAGCGAGGAAAGCGATGAAGAAAATGGAATTATCCATACTTGGAAACACCCGGACCCTGCTGTAGACCCAGCACTGTACGAGCTCCCACCTCTAAATCCCGCACAACCAGCATTCGAAGCTCTATCCTATGTTTGGGGCGGGCAACATGACCCTGTGGCCGCTACCATTGAAGGAAAGGCAAGTAAGTACCTCGGAATTATAAAGCTTGGGAAGAACCTAGCTACGGCACTCAGACACTTGAGATACCAAGACAAAGAGCGCGTATTGTGGGTGGATGCTATCTGCATCAACCAAAACGACGATACCGAAAGGGCCACTCAAGTCCTTCGGATGTCAAGTATTTATCAGGACTGCAGCCGAGTTGTCATCTGGCTTGGCCCCGAAAAGCACGACATAGGGCTACTTTTCTCTGAGCTGGCCCATATTGGATCTCAGATCGAGAAGACAACAAACGGTTTAATAATGTCAACCCCGGATACAACCGACTTCAGTTGGTGGCAGAGCGATGTGCCAGTTTCTTTTTCTGACGAGGTATGGTCAGCTATGAAAAAGCTCGGAGACAGGTCCTGGTTTAACCGTCTTTGGACTGTTCAAGAGGCTATCATGGCGAATCGAGATTCCATAGTCCAGAGTGGCGACGCCATTATATCATGGTCTCTATTCCGTCGTGCAGTTGTATGCCTCCTGCATAAAAACGAAATGCCCAGGGCTCGAATTTCTATCAGTGTCATGAGGAGCGTAGCGAAAAACCCAATTGGAGCAACGCTGGCACATACTCTGGACGCATATCAAGCCCGGCTGTGTTCAGACTCTCACGACAAGATATATGGACTACTTGCTATTCTACCACCAAGGTTTGCCAGTGAGATCAGGCCGGACTATGAGCAATCTGTCGACGAGCTATACAAGTCCTGCTTTCTGGCTAGTACTAAGGCTCTTAGCCGCTGGGAGCTGCGTGGCTGTCCCCGAAATCCGGATGAGGATACTTGCCCCTCTTGGATTCCTGATCTTTCTGAAGTAGATCCATATGGCCGGAGAGTATCACACCACTATGCCTCGGGATGCTCTGCTCTACACTATGAGTACCAAGCGCCCAACTTGCTAAACGTGGTTGGTCTAAGATTCGACATTGTGAAGTCTGTTTCCGAGAAGACCTTTGATCATTGGGATGATGGCGAGACAGCGATTCGCGCTATCCGATCTTGGGAACCTGAATGTTCTCTCACAGACCCGTACCCTAGCGGGGGCACCTATTTAGATGCTTTTGCCGCCACATTTATCCAAGACGGAAGAATTGAACGTCGTCCTGCTGAAGGATTCAGCCTTGAGCATGTCAAGGATAGGTTCAAAAATGAATTTCTTTCGACAGCCTCAACACCGGTGTCAAAGCTGACTCGCGGAGATATGATGGAATATGTCATCTGGACACGTTCCAAAGGTAGAGCGATGGTCACAACTGAGAGGGGTAGTATTGGCTTAGCCTGTCCTTTCGCAAAGCCAGGTAGGTCAGAAGTCATAGTATTCAAGATCCATACTGATGTCGCTAGGCGATGTAATTTGCGTCGTTCTCGGTTGCGACTTTCCAGTACTACTACGTCCATGTAAGGACAACACCTGGAAGTTTCTGAGTGACTGCTACGTATGGGATCTAGAAACTGCACAAGGCTTGATAGGTCCTCTACCGCCCCCCTGGCAACAACAGCTATTCTATGATCCCATCATCGAACACCGGTCTTTTACACGCTATTATAACCATAACACAGGGGAGCTGACAGCAGAAGACCCGAGGCTGGAGCCTCTTGTAGGATGGCAGCGCGTTTCACTGGAAGAGCTAGGGCGAGACCTTACAGGCGACGACCCAGAGGTGTATGAATTCTTCCGGAACATGGAAGATGGCAGAATCGTGAACTCCGATCCGCGTTTAGAGCCAGAAGCACTTGAGTGCCGGGGAGTGAACCTGGAAACATTTGTATTGAGCTAGACCCTCAGCATTTCTATACGATAAATATCAGAAAGTCATTCGTTGGAGGGGTATAGAACTTTCTCCAACGGCAcaaactcctccttgatCGTCCTCGTGCTCACAAACCGCTGCAAATGGGCCATAGTTCCAGTTTTATCATTAGTACCCGAATCACGAGAGCCGCCAAACGGTTGCTGAGCCACCACTGCACCGGTACACTTTGTGTTCAGATACAGCATGCCAGCAGCGTGCCTAAGAACGTTCTGAGCATGGCGTAGCACATAAGGGTCCTTCGCAAAGATGCTGCCTGTCAGGGCGTATCTCGACGTTGTGTCAAGGAGCTTCAGAGTCTCCTCCCACTTATTATCGGAAAAGACGTAGATGCCGAGGATGGGGCCGAAAAGCTCCTGGGTCATGATTTCATGACGGGGATTGGTGGTCTGGTAGACTGTTGGGTAGACGTAGTACCCCTTGTCCTTGGTAGCCTTACCCCCAACGACAAGCTCCAGATCTTTGTCGTTCTTAGCATCTTCGATAATATTTTTAAGCTTGTCAAACGAAGCTTCATGAATAACCGGGTTAATGAAGTTCTCGTAGTTCTCGACATCTCCAACCTTCAAAGCAGATACCTGCTCTTGAAGGTGCTTCTTGAACTCAGGCCATACTGACTCGGCGACGTAGACTCGAGAATTAGCGGAGCACTTCTGTCCTTGGTACACAAAAGCGGCTCTAACTGTGTTGAGAGCAGCACTCTTCACATCTGCAGTTGGGTGAACAATACCCCAATTCTTCCCGCCGGTCTCTCCGACAACACGGGGATACGAGTTGTATATCTCATCCCCAACACCGTTGCCGATCTTCTTCTGTAATCCCTTGAAGACCTTGGTTGAGCCGATGAAGGTCAGAGCACCGAACTCAGGTCTCTTCAGGACTGTATCAGTAACCTCATTGGGCTCGCCTGGCAAGAACTGAATGACATCCCTGGGAAGACCGGCTTCAAGAAGGATCTGATATAGAAGCCAACTAGCATGGATGGCTGAGTCAGAAGGCTTCCAGATAACAACATTTCCAAGTAACGCAGCTGGGCCGACAAGCGTGGCACCAAGAGCTGTGAAGTTAAAAGGTGACACGGCATATACAAATCCCTCCAATGGTCTATACTCCATCTTGTTCCACACGCCTGGCGTCTGAACCTTAGGCTGTTGAGCATAAAGCTTCCATGCCTCGTCGATATAATGGCGGAAGAAGTCTGCTGTCTCAGCTGGGGCATCGATTTCAGCTTGCCAGATGTTCTTGCCCATTCCCAGCATGGTTGCAGCGACGATATCAGAGCGATATTTACCAGTTACCAATTCAGCTGCACGAAGGAAAATGGCTGCACGGTCTTCAAATGGAAGAGCTTCCCAAGCGGGTTTGGCCTTGAGAGCAGCGTCTATAGCTGCATTGACATGCTCAGGCGTGGCGGTTGCGTATTCTGCCACGACTTCTTTGTGATTTGATGGGTTTTGCTGCTTGAGAATTTGCTTGCTGGTaatctgacgatgatgttaGGAGTAGAGTTTCTCTTGTAGACATAGTAGCTTACTTCTGCGCCGCTGATTTGAATGGGAATCTTGACAGGGAACGAActtttgagcttcttgatgcTTTCTGTGAGTTGGGCTCGCTCTGGGGAGCCCTTGGCATAGTCAAACTACGATGTCATGTTAGCACGAAGGACTTCATGTCAAAGCCAACTTACCATTTTCTCATTCTCGAATTTTGGTGGGTTCCATAGACTTAAATACCGGCTGGCTAACAGTGCTCTGGGCTTGTGTTGGTGGAGAGCACCAAGCTGTGCAAGAGGCTGATGCGGCGAGCCAAGAGATCTGAACATTTTCTGCAAAATAAGACAAAACAAAGAAGTAGAAGGTTTGGTAAATTGTTGTATAGAAGTCTTCCTACCACATAACTAGTCGCCTTATAAGTCAAGAGGCACCGAGCAGGCCAAGAGAAGTCGGGATGACATCCCGACTACGTATCTCGCTCCGACACTCCAGCTGGCAAACCAGACAACACCTGCATATGCGGATGAATCCAGCTCGTAATCGATTCCCCACCTTCTGGAGCCATCAGGTCCGGCACTTATCAGTGAGATCTGCATGAGTACAGTATCACGTCCTCATGACCTTCTCCGCATAACGCCACGCATTTTGTGATGCAGAGAGGCTGTTGGATCATGCGGGGGTTGCTCTCAAGGTTACAAGATAGGAATGGAAGCGTCGGTGGCTCGTTCCGACTTACTTAGTTGCGTAACGTAGATTGGTGTTAGATAATGGTGGTGGCATGTTCAGTGGGGGAGTGATGGATGCTAACGCTGGTACTTAGATGAGAATATATGAGAGCCACGGCCATCTCCTCATAAGCTGGGAACGTTTCATTATCATAGGACCATCATTTTAATTACTTCAACATGCTTTTCAGAACCGCCATACAACATCAGAGGCGTCTATTGCCTGGACCATCCCAACTTCACATCCAGCCACAACTTAGAACTGTTACCAATGCAGCGCTGAGAACCTCTCTAAAGCCTACACAGGCACCCCGGGTGGAGGAACCATCGCCACTCTCCAAGATACCTATGGGAGTGCTCCTGCGCTCCGTCGCCTTAACAACAGTAATGGCGAATAGGTGGCTACTACGGCCGTCACTTGCATTCATCGCGCTTATCACACAGTCCAACTCAGCCATTCTCAACCCCGACAAGAACCCTGTGCTGAGTCGTGTTCTTCAATGGACTATTTATGACCACTTTTGTGCTGGTAACAGCATCCCCGAAGTGTCAAATACTGTCAAGtacatcaagaaccttggCTTCCACGGTATCATTCTTGGATATTCGAAAGACGTCGTGTTAGACCCTAACGTGAAGCTTCCGAAAATTGGCATTGAGGACTATCCGAAAGAGTGCTACGATATGATCGATGAATGGAAGAAGGGCAACATCGATACTCTGAACATGATCGAGGCCGGCGATCTTCTAGCTGTTAAGTAAGTACCCTAATTCTGTGCAAATGACCAGCAACTTACATAGTTTAGGGTGACTGGTGCTGGACCCATCGCGGTAGACGCTTTGCAGGCTGGCAAGCCGATGAATAGCTACCTCCACAAAGCTCTCAACGATATTTGTAGCGAGACTCAAAGGCGTGGATGTCAACTCTGGATAGACGCAGAACAACAAGCTATGCAACCGACACTCGACGAGTGGACCATTACCCTCATGCGCGAACACAATCGGGACGGGAATGCCCTTGTTTACAATACCATTCAGGCCTATCTCAAAGGCGCTAGACAGAACGCGAAGAGGCATATTCAACTAGCTGCCCAAGAAGGTTGGACTGTCGGTATCAAGCTTGTTCGTGGCGCATATATCGAGAATGAAATCCGGTCTCTCATTCACGATACAAAAGACGATACGGACAGTTCATACAATGACATTGCAGACATGCTGATTTCTCGAAGAGTACCTGATGGACCTTCCAATCTCAAGTTCCCAGACGCGGCCCTCGTTCTGGCGACTCATAATGCCGAGAGTGCGCAAAAGGCCCTTAGCACACACAGAAAGCGCCTCGAGGCTGGTCTTCCCACAGTGCCTATGAAGTGTGCCCAGATCATGGGCATGGCTGATGAGCTGAGTTGCAAGCTGCTGCAGGATTACGAGCAGGCAGTCAAGAAGAATAGAGTCACTGCTGAGACGCCCAAGATTTACAAGTGTCTACCTTGGGGCTCCGTGCAGGAGTGCATCAATTATTTGTACCGACGAGCGGTGGAGAATCGCGGTGCCGTTGAGAGGACGCAGCATATGGCGCTAACTATGAGACAGGAGCTTCGACGGAGGATACTGGGCTGAAGGTAGACAGAAATAGAAATTGAAAACTGTTAAATTCATACCAAATCATGATACAAGCTGCATTAGTGTTGGTCTATATGAGTTGAAGCTTTACAATAAAGTAACTTGGACACACTTCGCTATGACGccttttttttctccaaCTTGGTCAGAAGTTCACTTCTGGGTTGCTCATCGGCCCATCTCGTTCTGGGAAGCTCGAAAGTCGAAGTCATCCGCCCGTACGACATACCGCCCAATTGGCCGATGGGCCGTAGTTTGTCAAGCTCAATGTGACTGAAATCTTCAttggcagcatcttcctgTACCCAGAACCGAGTCGCCTTGATGAGAACCATTCCATAGTTACTCATTCCGGGTTTATGACTTTCGAACTCTTTGATATCCACGACCTGCCC encodes the following:
- a CDS encoding related to heterokaryon incompatibility protein codes for the protein MIEPESEADQGQPYKYRALESPLHIRLLHLLPDEPNEDIRLQISHELLRQSEQPRSLRLSRKQLQRTLPLVWEVVETIEGRFIFMSESDDTSSGVEDESEESDEENGIIHTWKHPDPAVDPALYELPPLNPAQPAFEALSYVWGGQHDPVAATIEGKASKYLGIIKLGKNLATALRHLRYQDKERVLWVDAICINQNDDTERATQVLRMSSIYQDCSRVVIWLGPEKHDIGLLFSELAHIGSQIEKTTNGLIMSTPDTTDFSWWQSDVPVSFSDEVWSAMKKLGDRSWFNRLWTVQEAIMANRDSIVQSGDAIISWSLFRRAVVCLLHKNEMPRARISISVMRSVAKNPIGATLAHTLDAYQARLCSDSHDKIYGLLAILPPRFASEIRPDYEQSVDELYKSCFLASTKALSRWELRGCPRNPDEDTCPSWIPDLSEVDPYGRRVSHHYASGCSALHYEYQAPNLLNVVGLRFDIVKSVSEKTFDHWDDGETAIRAIRSWEPECSLTDPYPSGGTYLDAFAATFIQDGRIERRPAEGFSLEHVKDRFKNEFLSTASTPVSKLTRGDMMEYVIWTRSKGRAMVTTERGSIGLACPFAKPGDVICVVLGCDFPVLLRPCKDNTWKFLSDCYVWDLETAQGLIGPLPPPWQQQLFYDPIIEHRSFTRYYNHNTGELTAEDPRLEPLVGWQRVSLEELGRDLTGDDPEVYEFFRNMEDGRIVNSDPRLEPEALECRGVNLETFVLS
- a CDS encoding probable delta-1-pyrroline-5-carboxylate dehydrogenase; its protein translation is MFRSLGSPHQPLAQLGALHQHKPRALLASRYLSLWNPPKFENEKMFDYAKGSPERAQLTESIKKLKSSFPVKIPIQISGAEITSKQILKQQNPSNHKEVVAEYATATPEHVNAAIDAALKAKPAWEALPFEDRAAIFLRAAELVTGKYRSDIVAATMLGMGKNIWQAEIDAPAETADFFRHYIDEAWKLYAQQPKVQTPGVWNKMEYRPLEGFVYAVSPFNFTALGATLVGPAALLGNVVIWKPSDSAIHASWLLYQILLEAGLPRDVIQFLPGEPNEVTDTVLKRPEFGALTFIGSTKVFKGLQKKIGNGVGDEIYNSYPRVVGETGGKNWGIVHPTADVKSAALNTVRAAFVYQGQKCSANSRVYVAESVWPEFKKHLQEQVSALKVGDVENYENFINPVIHEASFDKLKNIIEDAKNDKDLELVVGGKATKDKGYYVYPTVYQTTNPRHEIMTQELFGPILGIYVFSDNKWEETLKLLDTTSRYALTGSIFAKDPYVLRHAQNVLRHAAGMLYLNTKCTGAVVAQQPFGGSRDSGTNDKTGTMAHLQRFVSTRTIKEEFVPLEKVLYPSNE
- a CDS encoding probable aspartate aminotransferase, cytoplasmic, with protein sequence MLFRTAIQHQRRLLPGPSQLHIQPQLRTVTNAALRTSLKPTQAPRVEEPSPLSKIPMGVLLRSVALTTVMANRWLLRPSLAFIALITQSNSAILNPDKNPVLSRVLQWTIYDHFCAGNSIPEVSNTVKYIKNLGFHGIILGYSKDVVLDPNVKLPKIGIEDYPKECYDMIDEWKKGNIDTLNMIEAGDLLAVKVTGAGPIAVDALQAGKPMNSYLHKALNDICSETQRRGCQLWIDAEQQAMQPTLDEWTITLMREHNRDGNALVYNTIQAYLKGARQNAKRHIQLAAQEGWTVGIKLVRGAYIENEIRSLIHDTKDDTDSSYNDIADMLISRRVPDGPSNLKFPDAALVLATHNAESAQKALSTHRKRLEAGLPTVPMKCAQIMGMADELSCKLLQDYEQAVKKNRVTAETPKIYKCLPWGSVQECINYLYRRAVENRGAVERTQHMALTMRQELRRRILG